CGAAGAAAACCCCCCTGTAGCGAGGAAAGACACGAGCTCAACTCGGGAATCAGTTTCGGTGAGTTCTGTTACCGCTACAgttccccctcctcctcctccacctcgattCGTACCTCCACAGGCTCAAGTGATACAAGCTGAGCCCCCATCTCTTACTATCCTAGCTCCCACTGTCCGAATACCAGTAGATCCTCAAGACCTGGGgaagatccctgaagccttttGGGGTATCGTTTATGAGACTGCGAGCtatatggtggggcacgcctataaggccagctcgaggCCACTTGGCTTTCGGTAGCTCATGCAACCCTGCATAGAAACACTTATGTGAGTTGTAGCACTAGAATCTATTCACCAAGTGTTCCTAGGTACTGAAGCTAAATTAACCTCAGAATAGACCAAAGTAAGAAGCATACCTTTCTTTGCACGCCATGCGTGATACTTGGCACAATCTTTCTTCACATGTCCAggcttgttgaaaaaaaaaaaaaaaaaaaaaccctctgAATCCTTTTGTTGTTTCTTTTGGACTGGACCTTTAGCAACTTCATTCTCAAATTTCCTTTTCTTGCACTTATCCTTAGAGGCAGTGGCCAAGTGAGCACTTCCAGTCTTGTCCTTTTTTGTCCTTTCTTCCTCTTTCACACAGTGAGAAAAGCTCATTGAGAGTCCATTTCTCCTTTTAACAATCGtaactaattttaaattggttaaattgtGCAGGAAGTGTTAACAAAACCATAAGCACAAGCACATCATCAGAAAGCTCAATCTTAAGTGTCTTAAGCCTTGAGAGAATATGATGCATTTCCATAATATACTCCCTTACATTTCCttgacccttatacttcatggtCATCAAAGAATCTAGAAGTGTTGTCATTTCAACCTTATCGTTTTTAGCAAGACGTTCCTCAATTTGTTCAAGGAAATTCTTGGCCTTAGTAATCCCTTCGGATTCTGTGCCCCAAAAGGCTTCTGGGATGTTGTGTTTCATAATCATTAAACTCATGCGATTTGAACGGTCCCACCTTTCAAAATTCGCTTTCTCATCACAGGTGCTTTCCATAGTGAGAGGTGCAGGTTGTTCATCCCTTAATGCATGGTCTAAATTCATACATAACTATAAATAAGTTCCTTTTCCAATCCTTGAAATTGGTCCCATTAATCATATGAATAGAATTAATATTAGCTGATATTGAGGCAGCAGAAGATGAACTAGCTGAATATagaacaaaacaaataaaacaagcTCACATCAATATgcataattcaaaaattggttaaTCCCATCTCAAGATACCAAACACAACATTAATATCAAATCTTTGGACAATCATATTAAATGTAAGCGGTACTCTTGTAGTAGCAATCAAACATTGACAATAAATTTTGTCAAACAATATGTCAATCTTTGGACTAACATATTGCTCACACAAAATACCTTATAATTGTCACATACTTATCACCACAGGTGTGTATAAAATTCAACGAAATATTCACTTACCTTTGGGTCAGTTAATATATGCATAAATTACAAACACACAAGcatcttgatattttaaataaattaatctacATAAAAGATGTTACTTTGGCAACATACTGTTTCAATTAATCTATTCAAAATATTAGACATCCTTAAACAAATTCCAaaaccaaaatttaaatttaattgtttcttaaaaaattattataaacaaAGTGttaacatatatacatacataagacaattcttttataggagcttcactttaaaccctactggtaggactctcagtgtttctcgacccgtgaatagttttcggcgtgacttttttttatgaccgtgtatattgtagctatttagagcattctgcaaattttcagaaaattcctaatagtttacagtaccaaaaactaggttcaaacatgttgttttccatgcgtataaaaaaaattagtcacgcgtgcaacaacatgtttgaatctagttttcggtactgtaaactattcggaattttctgaaaatatgcaagatgctctaaatagctacaatatacacggtcataaaaaaaaatcgcactgaaaactgttcacgggttgagaacactgagagccctaccggtaggacttaaaatgaagcccctatagaaaaattcctatatatatatatatatgaataagacagataagaaaaaaaaacaaattggaCCAAATTCTTTCTTTTCCATTAAGGAATCcgtatatgaatatatatatatatatttatatattttgttaacaaaatcatttatatcatatattatatatgaaaAACTTTAGTAAAGtgaaacatatataaatatgaaCCAAATGAAAAACTGCAAATTTGTATTAGAACAATATAAGATAAAACAATAAACAATGATTTTATGACAAAACTCATGTACCagtatatacatatatcatatatatgatGGAATTAATGCATAAAGTGTGTCTTTAAAAGAATTGGGCTAGGATTTCTTCAAGAATCTAGAAACAAATACCCTAACTTTTACGGCAATAATCAATTCGTCAAACATCAAACATAGAACTCTGACATCGCCCATTATAAGTTTTGAATGCATATATTATCAACAGAAGTTAAAAAACAAAATTatctaaataaatttttttatatatatatatataaaacaatatattttttttatcgtATATACATATACGATTactaataaacaaaaaattgttACTCAGTAGCTTTGTTGAATAAAACGAAAACTGAAACCACTATGTATTAATTGAATCAAGTCGTATATActtattgacttaaacaaaacaattgATGAGTAATCTGAAAGTCAATATGATCATATATGATAACataaatgacaaagaatattTTATATCTGAGAATATAAATGAACCATTCCAGTGGCaataaaaaaagataaaaacCCTAATTTTAGAAAATCTCCAAATTTGTTAAACAATAACATTGAATCCTCAATAAATCAAACAAAGTTGGCTTTGGTACACTTGTTAGAATTTATAAAACACTCAAGCTAATATCTATAAATATCAATATTTCAATACATAATCTCAAATCATAATCATGTTATTAAAAGTAGTTTAATATAAAATCCTAAATTATATTTCTATAAATCTTTTGTTAaatcaaagaagaagatgaatatAAGAGCGGAAACACTAACTTGAGGCTATTGTTGGAGATTCCAGAAAGAATTTAGATCTTCCTATACAATATGTTTCTTTATAGAGAAGAGTCTCTTTTTTTCTCTGTTATTGTGATTACAGACCAAATaaaatgatacatatatatatatatgaccacaatcctaatttataattagtgatttTTAATTTTGCCATGATACTTTAATACACTATGATATTTATAACACAATTGGTCActtaattttgtattatattttacaataacattatatattatacatatatatatatatatatgccc
The genomic region above belongs to Humulus lupulus chromosome 1, drHumLupu1.1, whole genome shotgun sequence and contains:
- the LOC133818173 gene encoding uncharacterized protein LOC133818173; its protein translation is MNLDHALRDEQPAPLTMESTCDEKANFERWDRSNRMSLMIMKHNIPEAFWGTESEGITKAKNFLEQIEERLAKNDKVEMTTLLDSLMTMKYKGQGNVREYIMEMHHILSRLKTLKIELSDDVLVLMVLLTLPAQFNQFKISYDC